A region of Corynebacterium mustelae DNA encodes the following proteins:
- a CDS encoding peptidoglycan DD-metalloendopeptidase family protein → MKKIVGVILAVVMFLVLVTTVFVSDDKDGRCLSPVGPARPGVFARPVDPDVPVTSGYGPRWGAFHHGVDFGGPQGAPIYAFADGTVSASQDQGVGGFGGWVIVDHEVDGKKLSTLYGHQDPGGNLVKVGDRVRAGQQIAKIGNSGQSTGPHLHFEVHEGGYFNGGHDVDPMTWLEKVGEKPAEDNEPHDEPAHDEDTRTLRARQIIARGHERGVGEKTIVAALSAALVESEMQMLASRKVPESLQYPNDGVAPGDYDSVGLFQTRVSIHGSRYGGVKGLMDPRTQIDWFYDAAEGASGDTPAELAANVERPAAQYRGRYQERLAEAEELYARLRKDSAGAGSVTVGNNCRPGQPVTFAGDVNAAILDAAKSQFGLPYVWGGGDHHGPTGGGFDCSGLTMYAVYQATGGSVAFDHHTDKQFDHPAMESVAWEDRQPGDLLFYRGNSTANPWEKYHHVAIYSGEKAGKPMQYEAQTYGVNSGEYPVRFGEQIEVRRVTTHETPKTQEEKDTNE, encoded by the coding sequence GTTATTTTGGCTGTAGTTATGTTTTTAGTGTTGGTGACTACGGTTTTTGTCTCTGATGATAAGGATGGCCGTTGTCTCTCGCCTGTTGGTCCTGCCAGGCCGGGGGTGTTTGCTCGTCCTGTGGACCCTGATGTTCCTGTTACGTCTGGTTACGGTCCTCGGTGGGGTGCGTTTCATCATGGGGTCGATTTCGGTGGCCCTCAAGGAGCTCCTATTTATGCGTTTGCAGACGGAACGGTGTCTGCTAGTCAAGACCAAGGTGTTGGAGGTTTTGGTGGGTGGGTTATTGTTGACCATGAGGTTGATGGGAAAAAGCTATCGACGTTGTATGGTCATCAAGACCCTGGTGGCAACCTCGTTAAGGTAGGGGATCGTGTCAGGGCGGGCCAGCAAATCGCCAAGATTGGAAACTCAGGCCAATCAACAGGACCTCATCTGCATTTTGAGGTACATGAGGGCGGATATTTTAATGGTGGCCACGATGTTGACCCGATGACGTGGTTGGAAAAGGTGGGGGAAAAACCTGCCGAGGACAACGAGCCGCACGATGAGCCTGCTCATGATGAAGATACACGAACGCTTCGAGCGCGGCAGATTATTGCTCGTGGCCACGAGCGTGGAGTTGGCGAGAAAACGATTGTAGCTGCGTTGTCAGCAGCGTTGGTGGAATCGGAAATGCAGATGCTGGCTTCACGAAAAGTGCCCGAGTCCTTGCAATATCCCAACGATGGGGTTGCTCCTGGTGATTATGATAGTGTGGGGCTGTTTCAGACACGGGTAAGTATCCATGGTTCACGGTATGGCGGCGTGAAAGGGTTGATGGATCCCCGAACTCAGATCGATTGGTTTTATGATGCTGCTGAGGGGGCGTCGGGTGATACGCCAGCGGAGTTGGCGGCAAACGTCGAAAGGCCTGCTGCTCAGTATCGAGGACGGTATCAGGAACGGCTAGCTGAGGCAGAGGAACTGTATGCCCGGTTGCGTAAAGATAGCGCTGGTGCCGGTTCTGTTACGGTTGGCAATAACTGTAGGCCTGGCCAGCCTGTGACTTTTGCTGGGGATGTGAATGCGGCGATCTTAGATGCGGCTAAAAGCCAATTTGGGCTTCCATATGTGTGGGGTGGCGGTGATCATCATGGCCCCACTGGTGGTGGGTTCGATTGCTCCGGGTTGACGATGTATGCCGTTTATCAGGCTACGGGTGGGTCTGTGGCTTTTGATCACCATACAGATAAACAGTTTGATCATCCTGCGATGGAGTCCGTGGCGTGGGAGGATCGACAACCTGGTGACTTGCTGTTTTATCGGGGAAACTCTACAGCGAACCCGTGGGAAAAGTACCACCATGTTGCGATTTATTCCGGGGAAAAAGCCGGGAAACCCATGCAATATGAGGCACAGACATATGGAGTGAATTCAGGAGAATATCCTGTGCGATTTGGGGAACAGATTGAGGTCCGTCGAGTCACTACACACGAGACCCCAAAAACTCAGGAGGAAAAGGACACTAATGAATAA